One window of the Choristoneura fumiferana chromosome 18, NRCan_CFum_1, whole genome shotgun sequence genome contains the following:
- the LOC141438146 gene encoding microspherule protein 1-like (The sequence of the model RefSeq protein was modified relative to this genomic sequence to represent the inferred CDS: added 26 bases not found in genome assembly) has translation MDFPPTPSNASDSNEYPGITPTDPQDNTKRRSSSRSIKRRRFDDELVEYSLGIPGASLGKSEKRMRTQSYTSHLPEFPLVSAPSTPTVAPPPERRRTSGKLTFGPSVARKSRRKGQLSQLSTKDLGRWKPTDDLALILGVQQTNDLRLVHRGIKFSCRFTLGELQSRWYALLYNTEISRVAVAAMRNLHPDLVAAVQQQALYSTAEEELLGTLNSTSHPTQEKFQELLEQNPHVFYPSRTAKSLMAHWQLLKQYQLLPDQTVQPLPKNGDDNILTFSDAEDTINDSELPDYKQDGIDIEMQLADRIEKKDIRLLENSLSRWQVLVQSVAGGNVELDKNARCVKGAARAVPYAVTRDSSGAQHA, from the exons ATGGATTTTCCACCAACACCATCTAACGCTTCAGACAGCAATGAATACCCTGGAATTACGCCTACAGATCCTCAAGACAATACAAAACGACGGAG TTCATCAAGATCTATTAAGCGCCGTCGTTTTGACGATGAATTGGTAGAATACAGTCTAGGGATTCCGGGTGCTTCTTTAGGCAAGAGTGAGAAACGAATGCGTACACAGTCTTATACCAGTCACTTGCCTGAGTTCCCATTAGTAAGTGCGCCCTCGACTCCTACCGTGGCGCCACCACCAGAACGTCGTCGAACTTCAGGCAAGCTTACATTTGGTCCCAGTGTGGCAAGGAAATCGAGACGAAAGGGCCAGCTTAGTCAGTTGTCTACGAAGGATCTGGGTCGATGGAAACCAACTGATGATCTGGCTCTTATACTGGGAGTGCAACAG ACCAATGACCTACGACTTGTCCACCGAGGCATTAAGTTCTCCTGCCGTTTCACATTAGGCGAGCTCCAGTCCCGCTGGTATGCACTGCTTTACAACACCGAGATCTCAAGGGTGGCCGTGGCTGCGATGCGGAACCTGCACCCAGACCTGGTGGCTGCTGTGCAACAGCAAGCTTTGTACTCCACTGCCGAAGAGGAGTTGCTTGGAACTCTGAACAGT ACTTCACACCCCACCCAAGAGAAATTCCAGGAGCTATTAGAGCAAAACCCGCATGTATTCTATCCGTCGCGCACAGCTAAATCATTGATGGCGCACTGGCAGCTTCTCAAGCAGTATCAACTGCTGCCCGACCAGACAGTGCAGCCGCTGCCTAAGA ATGGTGATGacaatattttgactttttcgGATGCTGAGGATACAATTAATGATTCAGAGCTGCCAGACTATAAACAAGATGGTATTGACATTGAAATGCAGCTAGCTGACAG aaTAGAGAAGAAAGACATCCGTTTGCTGGAGAACTCGCTAAGTCGCTGGCAAGTGCTGGTGCAGTCTGTCGCCGGCGGCAACGTGGAACTAGACAAAAACGCTCGCTGTGTTAAGGGGGCGGCTCGTGCGGTACCTTATGCGGTCACGAGAG
- the mRpL42 gene encoding mitochondrial ribosomal protein L42, with product MANLVRAIAFKPSGILTRGFNKIVITDDGSTIVALHRDQEFPYEHSRPLPEETKNDSILKMSDYQEVQRVFKDMTPEMARQQLSSTTLTTKHRWFPRARDKKAKKNEMDRPFL from the coding sequence ATGGCTAACTTAGTGCGTGCCATTGCGTTTAAACCATCAGGAATATTAACGAGAGGTTTCAATAAAATCGTTATCACGGATGATGGTTCTACAATTGTCGCGCTTCACAGAGACCAAGAATTTCCTTATGAGCACTCTAGGCCACTTCCTGAAGAAACTAAGAATGATTCCATACTGAAAATGTCTGACTACCAGGAAGTCCAGAGGGTATTTAAGGACATGACTCCGGAAATGGCCAGGCAACAATTATCTAGTACAACTTTGACTACTAAGCACCGCTGGTTTCCAAGAGCAAGAGACAAGAAGGCTAAGAAAAATGAAATGGACAGGCCATTTTTGTAA
- the LOC141438147 gene encoding dual specificity phosphatase 29-like isoform X3 has translation MSYRDSSFGSSSSMLSSLSSFRSRPFADIAYSPTPDLNEVYPGLYVGDAVAAKDKSFLRRMGINYVLNTAEGKRYTQVDTDHLYYRDCPGLRYRGFPLMDLPTTDISKYFHIAANFIDEGVSRGGRVLVHCFMGVSRSATCAIAFLMIKRGMSLTEAMALVRSRRDIHPNEGFIRQLQMLDRELRVSRIR, from the exons atgagtTACAGGGACTCG AGTTTCGGGTCTTCGTCGTCGATGCTGAGTTCGCTCAGCTCGTTCCGGTCGCGACCGTTCGCCGACATCGCTTACAGTCCCACGCCGGACCTGAACGAGGTCTATCCGGGACTGTATGTTGGAGATGC AGTTGCTGCAAAGGACAAGTCTTTCTTACGGCGCATGGGCATCAACTACGTTCTGAATACCGCCGAGGGCAAGCGGTATACGCAAGTGGATACCGACCATTTGTACTACCGCGACTGTCCCGGGCTACGGTACAGGGGCTTCCCACTCATGGACCTGCCCACCACTGATATATCCAAGTATTTCCATATCGCTGCCAATTTTATTGATGAAGGTGTTTCTAGAGGCG GCCGTGTCCTCGTCCATTGCTTCATGGGTGTGTCTCGCTCCGCGACCTGCGCTATAGCGTTTCTCATGATCAAACGCGGCATGTCCCTCACAGAGGCGATGGCGCTGGTCCGCTCCCGCCGCGACATCCACCCCAACGAGGGCTTCATCCGTCAGCTGCAAATGCTCGACCGAGAACTTAGAGTGTCCCGCATCCGCTGA
- the LOC141438147 gene encoding dual specificity protein phosphatase 3-like isoform X2, with the protein MSYRDSHTLFPRSHSYCAATEQRLGSYIRTLMSFGSSSSMLSSLSSFRSRPFADIAYSPTPDLNEVYPGLYVGDAVAAKDKSFLRRMGINYVLNTAEGKRYTQVDTDHLYYRDCPGLRYRGFPLMDLPTTDISKYFHIAANFIDEGVSRGGRVLVHCFMGVSRSATCAIAFLMIKRGMSLTEAMALVRSRRDIHPNEGFIRQLQMLDRELRVSRIR; encoded by the exons atgagtTACAGGGACTCG CATACGCTATTTCCGAGATCGCATTCATATTGCGCTGCTACTGAGCAACGATTAGGAAGCTACATCAGAACACTAATG AGTTTCGGGTCTTCGTCGTCGATGCTGAGTTCGCTCAGCTCGTTCCGGTCGCGACCGTTCGCCGACATCGCTTACAGTCCCACGCCGGACCTGAACGAGGTCTATCCGGGACTGTATGTTGGAGATGC AGTTGCTGCAAAGGACAAGTCTTTCTTACGGCGCATGGGCATCAACTACGTTCTGAATACCGCCGAGGGCAAGCGGTATACGCAAGTGGATACCGACCATTTGTACTACCGCGACTGTCCCGGGCTACGGTACAGGGGCTTCCCACTCATGGACCTGCCCACCACTGATATATCCAAGTATTTCCATATCGCTGCCAATTTTATTGATGAAGGTGTTTCTAGAGGCG GCCGTGTCCTCGTCCATTGCTTCATGGGTGTGTCTCGCTCCGCGACCTGCGCTATAGCGTTTCTCATGATCAAACGCGGCATGTCCCTCACAGAGGCGATGGCGCTGGTCCGCTCCCGCCGCGACATCCACCCCAACGAGGGCTTCATCCGTCAGCTGCAAATGCTCGACCGAGAACTTAGAGTGTCCCGCATCCGCTGA
- the LOC141438147 gene encoding dual specificity protein phosphatase 3-like isoform X1 has translation MSYRDSQHTLFPRSHSYCAATEQRLGSYIRTLMSFGSSSSMLSSLSSFRSRPFADIAYSPTPDLNEVYPGLYVGDAVAAKDKSFLRRMGINYVLNTAEGKRYTQVDTDHLYYRDCPGLRYRGFPLMDLPTTDISKYFHIAANFIDEGVSRGGRVLVHCFMGVSRSATCAIAFLMIKRGMSLTEAMALVRSRRDIHPNEGFIRQLQMLDRELRVSRIR, from the exons atgagtTACAGGGACTCG CAGCATACGCTATTTCCGAGATCGCATTCATATTGCGCTGCTACTGAGCAACGATTAGGAAGCTACATCAGAACACTAATG AGTTTCGGGTCTTCGTCGTCGATGCTGAGTTCGCTCAGCTCGTTCCGGTCGCGACCGTTCGCCGACATCGCTTACAGTCCCACGCCGGACCTGAACGAGGTCTATCCGGGACTGTATGTTGGAGATGC AGTTGCTGCAAAGGACAAGTCTTTCTTACGGCGCATGGGCATCAACTACGTTCTGAATACCGCCGAGGGCAAGCGGTATACGCAAGTGGATACCGACCATTTGTACTACCGCGACTGTCCCGGGCTACGGTACAGGGGCTTCCCACTCATGGACCTGCCCACCACTGATATATCCAAGTATTTCCATATCGCTGCCAATTTTATTGATGAAGGTGTTTCTAGAGGCG GCCGTGTCCTCGTCCATTGCTTCATGGGTGTGTCTCGCTCCGCGACCTGCGCTATAGCGTTTCTCATGATCAAACGCGGCATGTCCCTCACAGAGGCGATGGCGCTGGTCCGCTCCCGCCGCGACATCCACCCCAACGAGGGCTTCATCCGTCAGCTGCAAATGCTCGACCGAGAACTTAGAGTGTCCCGCATCCGCTGA